In Telopea speciosissima isolate NSW1024214 ecotype Mountain lineage chromosome 10, Tspe_v1, whole genome shotgun sequence, the DNA window ACCAGCAATGTTGACAGCTAGGAGAATATTGGGAGAAAAAAGAAGTTATTTCCCCATGTTTGGACCAGGATGAATGAACCACTCTGCAACCTCCATGGGACAGTGTTGGCAGCTTGCAGTACTCTTAAACTTCCTCTGCATTGTAAATCGAACTACTTTGAACgaattttgagaaaaaaaactgTTAAATTTGGGAGGTATCATATTAGgaaattttgatattttcagGTAATGCTAATTAATAAGAATTGTCAAGAAAATACAGGTTCAGgagaagtcttttttttttttttttttttttttttctgttggaaAGAAGTGCTTCAAAATTGActtaactattttttttaaagatgcACACTATGGTAGAACAATTGGTTGGCACTGGCAGTATTGATCATATCTTTGTCACTAAACTATTGTGGTGGTGTTCCCTCTGTTACTCTTTTATTCTGTTTCTTTTGTATACAATGTAATATGCTTGGAACCTCAGTGGGAAGTGGGAAAGGGAGAAAGTAATAGAAAACATGAATATCTTGACCTCCCATTTTCCTCTCCCAAACCACAACCATCACCTTAACAGCAACCACCTGTGGTTGATGGTGGATGAATTTAGAGCGTAACTGACTGCCATTGCAGCCATCTACATAACCTTGCATTCactgaaaaatattaaattatgCATTGTAGTGAATATGTTTGCTCTAGTTAGTTTATTTTTGGAGAAGCAAATGATTTATTAACAAGCATAGAAAAGGTGAAATGAATAAATGGTGGTGGATAAGCTAAGATATTTCGTAACGTTGGGCTACATACGTCAccattggagaagaagatatgaAGGGACAATCTTACTGTAAACTATAGGCTTAGCCATGGCCTCTTTGTCTTTTCCTTTGCAACAACTGGAGGTAAACTTTCTTTGAAATGACCCATTAAATGGTTTTGGGCTATTAACAAAGTGATACTTGTCTAACATTGAATCTGACATCAGAGCTCTAGAGGAGGATAGCGATCTACTAAAAACCTCAAGAATGTTCTGTAAAATTTTcttcccttgaagtatttcacCTCTTGGTAACAAAGCATTTGGTGTGGCTTCACTTCTTGTTATCCCAGCAGATGGAAAGGCCCTTTAAAGTAGTCACTGTGATTGTGGAATGCCTTTCTCTATTGTACTCAGCAggtaaaggaaaaagaataaggGTTTCGACTTTctgattaaaaaataatttctagGGGGATAGCACAAGGCAAGCCAATAACTCAGTCAGTTTTCATCCATACCGTATGATGTAGGCTAGGCACCCATTTTACATTGCTATTTTTAAGATAGTTATCAATAGGCAAGGGaacactttatttttattttgtaagtGCAGATGGCATAATTAAGTTATGGTGGCAATTAagttccaaaaaaaatgaaaaaatggaaGGAGGACAAAGAAAAAGGTAAGGCAACTGGATTTGATTATGTTTTTTGAGGTtgatcttcatcatcatcatcttgcTGCAGGTGATGTATGATAAGTACTCAGGGAGGAGCCGGCGTTTTGGATTTGTTAATATGAAGACTGTTGAGGATGCAGCTGCAGCTATTGAGAAGCTCAATGGGACAGTAAGCTGTAgttttatttatagaaaataagaATGTGAAAGAAACGATACTATTATCATCCCTTGTAAAAGCAATCATGAATTCACACTCTTTATGTAAATTTGTTCATGAGGATTTCGGAATAGAATAAAGCTATAGTCCCATTTGTGTTCCATGTACTTGATGACAGGAAATTGGAGGACGTCAAATCAAAGTTAATTTGACAGACAAACCTTTGCAGAATGTGGATCTACCCCTCCAAGCTGAGAAGTCCCAATTTATTGACAGTCCCCACAAAGTCTATGTGGGAAATCTTGCAAAGACAGTAACTTCAGATACTCTTACCAATTTTTTTGCTGAGAAGGTAAAGGTTTTGAGTGCAAAACTCTCACGTGTACCAGGGACCTCAAAATCAAGTGGGTTTGGGTTTGTGACATTTTCTACAGATGACGATGTGGAAGCTGCAATTTCATCGTTTAATAATGTGGTAAGTTCTTTGATGCCTTCATCAGGTCCATATGAAGCATGAAGTTCTAAGACATACATATTTGTGCTTATTCATAGTTGGAAGCACATGAGGGGTCAATacacgtgtgtgtgtgtgtgcattccTATAGATTTATGATTTGTTATCCAAGGCTGTGTTTGCtagaattttttccttttagtataacacttTAAAGTTTTACCATCGCATCTTCTTACACTCTGTCTAATAATAGAGGGCTTGAGGACAACATTACAAAACACAGCATAAGTCATCAATGCCTGGTTATGTGGACTGAAGATAGTGGCTATGCTGCTATAATGCTATATGCACCCAAAGAGACTTTTTTTGGCTGTGTAGCTCCATGGTTTTTTCCAGGAGGTTTGTGTGGAGGCTTTTGGTGGAGATTTAGTCCGCCCCAGGTGTGGGGGGTTCCTGAACTCAACCTAGAAAATATATGAGGAATAGTAGCCATAAATGCCTAGTTGCTTCCTCCTATTGTAGGAATTCATGAgggattttaatttttcaaaagtcTGATGCATATTGTTCCTTGCAGGTATTGGATGGGCAACCAATTCGTGTAAACAGAGCATAGCTTTATTGCAGGAATTTTGGGAGATTCAAGTGCAATGTACCTTGTATGCGTTGTAATTTAAAAATTAGGTGCTCTCTATTGTAGAGGTTTACAGGATAACTTGAGCAATAGTATAGCCCAAGATATCCCCACTCAGTTTTTTGGTACCGCAATTGAATTCAGAGTTTGCTTAGTGGTATACTGAAACTTGAAAAATTAGAGACAACCCTTTAAAAAATTGAAGACTATCTTTGAAAATTTGTGTGGAAAGACTAGCTTTTGGTGttcttgttttatctttttcttatcAATGAACAGCAAAATGGGGATTTTCTCCAGTGAAGCAGTTTACTTTCAATACAGATAGCAACTCATGAGCAAATCTAGGTGTATCAGGAGCAATTGGCATTATTGCAATTATCAAGAAAAAGATTCGATTTGGTCTGTATTGTCAGTAGACATTGGTAGTGTTTGATATATAAtgtgtttgatattttttacTTGTCAAGGTGACCCAGGTATATGCCATAAGGAAGCTTTGATATAGAAGCGTTACCAAACgcgttttttttctttcttctctttccatgaGTTTTAGGCGTGTTTGGTAACGCTTCTATTACAGAAACgttgttttttatgtttatcaaattttttttcctgttctgAAAACATATTTTTGGCCTctaaaatggtgtttgataaattTGTTCCAAAAACGTTTTCAAATCAGAAAACATATGTTAATTCGTTCAgtaaaacctgttctggaacattttttatcaaattaatcaattattacaaaaataccattaATTTATTAACTTAAATAAATTTAACTTGTGATTGCCATCATTATCATATATGGCACAATAAAATTAATGTCAATATTTGTCAATACCATCTTCCACTAATTTACACCAAATACAAAGTCCCAATTGCAACAAAATTAATGTCAATATTGACAAATATTGACAGCACACCCAACTTAATGTCAATACATGCACCCAGGGTTATTTTGGGATTAAAATAAACACTACTAAGACACATCACGGTTTGATAGATGGACCCTAATGACATGGGTGTAATAGTAATTTATTATAAATTGTAGGAGATACAGATGAACTTGGGGAAAGTTGATGGGACTaatgtgtaattagggcaaagtacagtggaggatgtaatttaccctaaataaaatgtttttctACTAAAAAATCCTATGGCAGTCCcgttattttacataaaaaattggaaatttctGTAAGCTCTCGATCTCTCATAGACATATAAAATTGTCGGCGCCAATGCATATTTCCCGCGCTACTAAGTGAGAAACCAGTGATCTCCATTACGGTCTGCTACTCGAAACTCGAAACCCTAGAAGATGTTCTACTCGCACACCTTTCTTGCTCGGAAAGTTGATGGGACTaatgtgtaattagggcaaagtacagtggaggatgtaatttaccctaaataaaatgtttttctACTAAAAAATCCTATGGCAGTCCcgttattttacataaaaaattggaaatttctGTAAGCTCTCGATCTCTCATAGACATATAAAATTGTCGGCGCCAATGCATATTTCCCGCGCTACTAAGTGAGAAACCAGTGATCTCCATTACGGTCTGCTACTCGAAACTCGAAACCCTAGAAGATGTTCTACTCGCACACCTTTCTTGCTCGGAAAAGCCCTTTAGGAACGATTTGGATGGCAGCTCATCTACAAAACAAGGTTAAAACACCCCAAGTTATAGCTTCTGACGTCCGTGCCTGTCGGTATGTCTATCCCATTCGTCTTTCTAGGTGTTTTGCATTAAAAATTGattaaattctttaaaaaaaaaaaaatacccctaaagAACCGAATTGAAGTTGATTCAATTTTCGCCAAAACCAAACTTCTCTTTGATTAGCATCtgtctgattttttattttgaattgcACATTTATTCTTCCATTTCTTCAGTTCATCACTACGCTATAGGCATTTACGGTGTGTTATTTTCTGTAAATCCATATTGTTCATACTCAAAGCTGGAATGGCGTGGAACGAAATCatgaaattctgaaatattCTAGAGAATTTAGGCCAATCTGTTATtgtggagagaaaagaagtgCCTTTGGgatcatttcacataaaatgcCTTTGGAGGTCGTTTCAATTTTCTGACGAGCACCTTACACACTAAATGAACCATAACAGTTGGACCCTCAAATGGGAATTCTACATGTGTACCGCATCTGCGGCATGACCCTAGAGAACAACTCATGCTATGTGTGTTCTAATCTAATgagcattttttgttttaacatGTGGTTATTATACTGGAGTTAATTCCCTGctctttgtttcttttgatGTTTCTTTTAGACTATTATGTACCAGGAAGTCCCAATTGCCTTGCGATTGTCAGCACACCTTCTATTGGGTGTCGTTCGTATATATTCAAAGAAGGTGGACTATTTCCGGTGTGACAGCAATGAGATACGGATCAGGATATACAATGCCTTTGGCTCAGCAGTTGTTAATCTACCAGA includes these proteins:
- the LOC122642071 gene encoding 30S ribosomal protein 2, chloroplastic: MASLSSLVPSNIFQQSSKSIRIHTKIPTKPRLQLPRTGSLSSSHGLAATLLNLYPSRTLSVYAVAEEASVSTQDLPSEAAKRLYVGNIPRTVDNAELTQIFSEQGEVEKAEVMYDKYSGRSRRFGFVNMKTVEDAAAAIEKLNGTEIGGRQIKVNLTDKPLQNVDLPLQAEKSQFIDSPHKVYVGNLAKTVTSDTLTNFFAEKVKVLSAKLSRVPGTSKSSGFGFVTFSTDDDVEAAISSFNNVVLDGQPIRVNRA